In a genomic window of Hydrogenimonas thermophila:
- the feoB gene encoding ferrous iron transport protein B, producing the protein MKTIRVALAGQPNVGKSSIINSITGARLHVGNFSGVTVEKKEVFIEKDGYEIEIVDLPGVYSLNAYTPEEHVAKKFLFEEDYDLIVNVVDANTLSRNLIFTMQLMDMQKKMILIVNMIDEVEKQGGRVDKDKLEELLGIPVILTSAKEHRGVDEIVDQIIKTYEDDKPKNKLFYDERIEVQIEKIVKVLHKSTHFKDPDYARFIAIRLLDRDEAVYKVIHDLPIFIELHELLGKVYRELELEFDEESTSDILSDERYALSKALVMEALQSPPKRVSLTDRIDKILIHPIFGLPIFLFFMWLLFQLTFEIGSIPMELIDSFFTEISNIVIKVVPDGPIQSALADGVIPAVGSIIMFLPNILILFMGINLLEQTGYMARTAFLLDGFMKKFGLQGKAFIPLVSGFGCTVPAYMAARTLKNPTDRIITMLVLGFMSCSARLPVYVLLIGAFFPTSSAGNILFIIYISGAILGLIFAKILRVVLFKGEPEPFVMEMPPYRFPSLKALSMELWIKAKLFIKKAGTFIAGASMLIWFLSAYPNNPAIEAKYLQKIEATTDISQKEQLKNEMVAEKLGASYLGQIGKIIEPVFEPLGFDWRISVATISGLAAKEVVVSTLATLYAVGDADENSSTLVERLRENVTFKAAIALIVIIMIYSPCIAAMSTFWAEVPQWAWRGFYLIYPNVLAWIMAFSVYRILDMMGF; encoded by the coding sequence TTGAAAACTATCAGAGTAGCTTTGGCTGGACAGCCAAATGTTGGAAAATCGTCTATTATTAACTCTATTACCGGTGCAAGGCTCCATGTAGGTAATTTTTCTGGTGTTACAGTAGAAAAGAAAGAGGTTTTTATAGAAAAAGATGGCTATGAGATAGAGATAGTCGATTTACCTGGAGTCTATTCATTAAATGCATATACACCTGAAGAGCATGTTGCAAAGAAATTTCTTTTTGAAGAAGATTATGACTTAATAGTAAATGTTGTAGATGCAAATACACTCTCTAGAAACCTCATATTTACGATGCAGCTTATGGATATGCAAAAAAAGATGATTTTGATTGTAAATATGATAGATGAGGTTGAGAAACAGGGTGGTAGAGTTGATAAAGATAAATTAGAAGAGCTTCTTGGTATTCCTGTTATTTTAACTTCTGCAAAAGAGCATCGTGGAGTTGATGAAATAGTTGATCAGATAATAAAAACATATGAAGATGATAAACCAAAAAATAAACTCTTTTATGACGAGCGGATTGAAGTACAGATAGAAAAAATTGTAAAAGTTTTACATAAATCAACCCATTTTAAAGATCCTGACTATGCTCGTTTTATAGCCATTCGTTTGTTAGACAGAGATGAAGCAGTTTATAAAGTTATACATGATCTTCCTATTTTCATTGAGTTGCATGAACTTTTAGGAAAAGTATACAGAGAGTTAGAGTTAGAGTTTGATGAAGAGAGCACAAGCGATATTTTAAGTGATGAAAGATACGCTCTATCTAAAGCATTAGTAATGGAAGCACTTCAGTCACCTCCAAAAAGAGTTTCACTAACAGATAGAATAGACAAAATTCTTATTCATCCTATATTTGGATTGCCTATTTTTCTATTTTTTATGTGGCTTCTTTTTCAATTGACATTTGAAATTGGATCAATTCCTATGGAGTTGATTGACAGCTTTTTTACTGAGATATCGAATATAGTCATTAAAGTGGTACCTGATGGTCCTATCCAGTCTGCTTTAGCAGATGGGGTTATTCCTGCTGTAGGCTCCATTATAATGTTCTTGCCTAATATTTTAATTCTTTTTATGGGAATAAATCTTCTTGAACAGACAGGCTATATGGCACGTACAGCATTTTTGCTTGATGGTTTTATGAAAAAGTTTGGTCTTCAGGGAAAAGCTTTTATTCCTCTTGTTAGCGGCTTTGGCTGTACAGTTCCAGCCTATATGGCAGCTAGAACTCTTAAAAATCCGACAGATAGAATAATTACAATGCTGGTACTTGGCTTTATGAGCTGTTCAGCAAGGCTTCCTGTTTATGTTTTACTGATTGGTGCTTTTTTCCCAACATCATCAGCTGGAAATATTTTGTTTATCATATATATTAGCGGTGCTATTTTAGGTCTTATTTTTGCTAAAATTTTAAGAGTAGTTCTATTTAAGGGAGAGCCTGAACCATTTGTAATGGAGATGCCCCCATACCGTTTTCCATCTCTTAAAGCACTTTCTATGGAGCTTTGGATAAAAGCAAAACTTTTTATAAAAAAGGCTGGTACATTTATTGCCGGAGCTTCTATGCTTATCTGGTTTTTAAGTGCCTATCCAAATAATCCTGCTATTGAAGCCAAATATCTTCAAAAAATTGAGGCTACAACAGATATATCACAAAAAGAGCAGCTTAAAAATGAGATGGTGGCTGAGAAGCTTGGAGCCAGTTACCTTGGTCAGATAGGTAAAATAATTGAACCTGTTTTTGAACCTTTAGGGTTTGATTGGCGTATATCTGTTGCAACTATTTCAGGTTTGGCTGCAAAAGAGGTTGTTGTATCTACTTTGGCTACTCTTTATGCTGTTGGTGATGCAGATGAGAACAGCAGCACTCTTGTAGAAAGATTGCGTGAAAATGTTACATTTAAAGCTGCTATTGCACTTATTGTTATTATTATGATCTACTCTCCTTGTATTGCCGCAATGAGTACATTCTGGGCAGAGGTTCCACAGTGGGCTTGGAGAGGATTTTATCTGATATATCCAAATGTCCTTGCTTGGATTATGGCATTTAGTGTTTATAGAATACTTGATATGATGGGCTTTTAG
- a CDS encoding CoA-binding protein, whose product MECEFPTVNTDLSEIKEIFQEVKTIAVVGLSPDPEKASYRVAKYLQQEGYKIVPVYPKEDEILGEKVYRTLAEIPFPVDMVDVFRKSSAVGPIVEACKSRGDVKVVWLQVGIVNNEAAESAVKSGMKVVQNRCAMVDHRNIL is encoded by the coding sequence ATGGAATGTGAATTCCCAACAGTTAATACCGATTTAAGTGAGATAAAAGAGATTTTTCAAGAAGTAAAAACTATAGCAGTGGTTGGACTTTCTCCAGATCCTGAAAAAGCAAGTTATCGTGTTGCCAAATACCTTCAACAGGAAGGTTATAAAATTGTTCCTGTTTACCCTAAAGAGGATGAAATATTAGGTGAAAAAGTCTATAGAACTTTAGCTGAAATACCTTTTCCTGTAGATATGGTTGATGTTTTTAGAAAATCTTCAGCAGTAGGTCCTATAGTCGAAGCTTGTAAGAGTAGGGGAGATGTAAAAGTGGTGTGGTTGCAGGTAGGAATTGTCAATAATGAAGCAGCTGAGAGCGCTGTAAAATCTGGAATGAAAGTGGTACAAAACAGATGTGCCATGGTAGATCATAGAAATATTTTATGA
- the ilvA gene encoding threonine ammonia-lyase, with product MITLKDIELAHERVAKVVSKTPFSYAPKLSKTTGYEVYLKKENLQNTGSFKLRGAFNKIASLSNSERAKGVVAASAGNHAQGVALAAEYFGIPATIVMPETTPLTKVDGVKSYGAEVVLSGMNYDEAYAYAVEYAKKNNRFFVHPFADEQVIAGQGTIALEIFDKCEKPDAILVPVGGGGLISGIALAVKAISPETKVIGVAASGAPAMKLSFDAKTPIDTTSVRTIADGIAVRDTSPVTLEYILKFVDNIVLVDDEEIANAILYLLEKQKLVVEGAGAVSVAALIHNKISLPKGAKVVSLLSGGNIDVTMLSVIIEKGLLKSYRKMKLVVTLVDKPGSLMKLTEILKNAQANIVQIGYDRTSLDLKFGDAYVSIGLETKGKSHQEEIKKLLHTHGYRFEEEH from the coding sequence ATGATTACGCTAAAAGATATAGAGTTGGCCCATGAAAGGGTCGCGAAAGTAGTATCTAAAACACCATTTTCTTACGCTCCCAAATTGTCAAAAACAACTGGTTATGAAGTTTATCTGAAAAAAGAGAATTTGCAAAATACAGGCTCATTTAAGCTCAGAGGTGCATTTAATAAAATTGCATCTCTTAGCAATAGTGAACGTGCTAAAGGTGTTGTTGCAGCAAGTGCAGGAAATCATGCTCAAGGTGTTGCTTTAGCTGCAGAATATTTTGGTATTCCAGCAACTATTGTTATGCCTGAAACAACACCTTTAACAAAAGTTGATGGTGTAAAGTCATACGGTGCTGAAGTTGTTTTATCAGGTATGAATTATGATGAAGCATATGCATATGCAGTTGAGTATGCCAAAAAAAATAATAGATTTTTTGTGCATCCATTTGCTGATGAACAGGTGATTGCTGGACAAGGCACTATTGCTCTTGAAATATTTGATAAATGTGAAAAACCAGATGCTATTTTAGTACCTGTAGGTGGTGGTGGGTTAATTAGTGGAATTGCTTTGGCTGTTAAAGCTATTTCACCTGAAACAAAGGTAATTGGTGTAGCTGCATCTGGAGCACCTGCTATGAAACTTTCGTTTGATGCAAAAACGCCAATTGATACAACAAGTGTCAGAACAATTGCTGATGGCATAGCTGTACGAGATACTTCTCCTGTTACTCTTGAATATATTTTAAAATTTGTCGATAATATTGTACTGGTAGATGATGAAGAGATAGCAAATGCAATTTTATATCTGCTTGAGAAGCAAAAACTTGTAGTTGAAGGTGCAGGGGCTGTAAGTGTTGCTGCACTCATTCACAATAAAATTTCTCTACCAAAAGGTGCAAAAGTAGTAAGCCTTTTAAGCGGAGGTAATATTGATGTTACAATGTTATCTGTAATTATTGAAAAAGGTTTATTGAAATCATACAGAAAAATGAAATTGGTTGTTACACTGGTTGATAAACCTGGTAGTTTGATGAAGCTTACAGAAATCCTTAAAAATGCACAAGCAAATATTGTACAAATAGGGTATGACCGTACTTCATTGGATCTAAAGTTTGGAGATGCTTATGTCTCTATTGGTCTTGAAACTAAAGGTAAGTCTCATCAAGAGGAGATAAAAAAACTATTGCATACGCATGGTTACAGATTTGAAGAGGAACATTAA
- a CDS encoding WD40 repeat domain-containing protein encodes MVIEKRLHLKSRITALKPLENGGLVVIDGSNAVRFFKSNPIEIEDGFKAAFNGNEQLYQGCDVSIDGKFVAFCAVKDGVLVFLSKNKKLVYRFKRHEGEVESVCISPKYNYLATGGQDGKTFLWNLSNGKMVASLPHHADFVTAIAFSQNGRWIATGSYDRKIKVTNVLSLGKEIVLKAHSQAITNIHFISDNRLVSSDKSGGILVWDYFSKKLIVRLEKMLDEVTSLSFTPDGKFMFASDKSGYVSLYDMQEYSLISQRYIYYSNPIRKLAYIPDGNHLVVGLDNGELVFHAPLKEEDKLREFIENGKYSDAHELIKSNPLLRYTDAFIELEAKWEETYQQALLFLESGKIDKAKKIFEPFKDEPSKRLIIQKLLSDYKEFEKFKQAVLSKKYPVAYSIVNQSPMLKENRYYNAMEDEWQRAFSEAKKIILKTKSDDKVKEILKPFRGISSKATLIQSLLAEKEVYRLFMRLISKKDYKDALELAKKYPIIQEFDEYKKIEKISEILLAKAQEAFTKGEYAETIKYAKELMEYPDKKAIAEELIEQATTYMKTLRYFSEKNYAAVYKMVELYPYLLETKIVEKLEQAWQKVVEKAETFASKGDVIALKKILSSFYSYPQKHHRIVSFFKEAYIVQIERLIREKKPEAKKAIMRYVDIFGEDDEILALMIEIGLKERFEKEAVPYSSIKIESLPDSLI; translated from the coding sequence ATGGTTATAGAGAAACGTCTACATTTAAAATCGCGAATTACTGCATTAAAACCTTTGGAAAATGGTGGTCTTGTTGTTATAGATGGTTCAAATGCTGTACGTTTTTTTAAATCAAATCCTATTGAAATAGAGGATGGATTTAAAGCAGCTTTTAATGGTAATGAGCAATTATATCAAGGATGTGACGTATCTATTGATGGCAAATTTGTTGCTTTTTGTGCTGTAAAAGATGGTGTTCTTGTATTTTTGTCCAAAAATAAAAAGTTAGTTTATCGTTTTAAGAGACATGAAGGTGAAGTTGAAAGTGTATGTATAAGTCCAAAGTATAACTATCTTGCAACAGGAGGGCAAGATGGAAAAACATTTCTTTGGAACTTGTCAAATGGTAAAATGGTTGCTTCTCTTCCACACCATGCTGATTTTGTAACTGCTATAGCTTTTAGTCAAAATGGTAGATGGATTGCTACAGGAAGTTATGACAGAAAAATAAAAGTTACAAATGTTCTCTCTCTAGGTAAAGAGATAGTACTTAAAGCACATAGTCAAGCGATTACAAATATTCATTTTATTAGTGATAACAGACTTGTTTCATCTGATAAAAGTGGCGGCATACTTGTATGGGACTATTTTTCAAAAAAACTTATTGTACGTCTTGAAAAGATGTTGGATGAAGTTACTTCATTATCTTTTACACCTGATGGAAAGTTTATGTTTGCATCAGATAAGAGTGGATATGTCTCTCTTTATGATATGCAAGAATATTCTTTAATTTCACAAAGGTATATTTACTATTCAAATCCAATTAGAAAGTTAGCATACATTCCTGATGGAAATCATTTGGTTGTTGGTTTGGACAATGGTGAACTGGTTTTTCATGCTCCATTGAAAGAGGAAGATAAACTTCGTGAATTTATAGAAAATGGAAAATATTCTGATGCACATGAACTTATTAAGAGTAACCCTCTTTTAAGATATACTGATGCATTTATAGAGCTTGAAGCAAAATGGGAAGAGACTTATCAGCAAGCATTACTGTTTCTTGAGTCTGGGAAAATAGACAAAGCAAAAAAAATATTTGAGCCATTTAAAGATGAGCCTTCAAAACGACTAATAATTCAAAAACTGCTTAGTGATTATAAAGAGTTTGAAAAATTTAAACAGGCGGTATTGTCAAAGAAGTATCCTGTTGCATACTCAATTGTTAATCAGTCACCTATGCTAAAAGAGAATAGATATTATAATGCAATGGAAGATGAGTGGCAACGAGCATTCAGTGAAGCTAAAAAGATAATATTAAAAACTAAGAGTGATGATAAAGTTAAAGAGATACTAAAACCATTTAGAGGAATTTCATCAAAGGCAACACTAATTCAATCTCTTTTAGCAGAGAAAGAGGTATATAGATTATTTATGCGTCTGATTTCTAAAAAAGATTATAAAGATGCTTTAGAACTTGCTAAAAAATATCCAATAATTCAAGAGTTTGATGAGTATAAAAAAATTGAAAAAATAAGCGAAATTCTTTTAGCTAAAGCACAAGAAGCATTCACAAAAGGTGAGTATGCCGAGACAATAAAATATGCAAAAGAGTTAATGGAATATCCTGATAAAAAGGCTATTGCTGAAGAGTTGATTGAACAAGCAACAACATATATGAAAACACTCAGATATTTTTCTGAAAAAAATTATGCTGCTGTTTATAAAATGGTAGAACTTTATCCTTATCTTTTAGAAACAAAAATTGTAGAAAAACTCGAACAAGCTTGGCAAAAAGTTGTTGAGAAAGCAGAAACTTTTGCATCAAAAGGTGATGTGATAGCTTTAAAAAAGATATTGAGTTCATTCTATTCATATCCTCAAAAGCACCATAGAATAGTTTCATTTTTCAAAGAGGCATATATAGTGCAGATTGAACGACTAATAAGAGAGAAAAAACCGGAAGCAAAAAAAGCAATTATGCGCTATGTAGACATATTTGGTGAAGATGATGAAATATTAGCATTAATGATAGAGATAGGATTGAAAGAACGCTTTGAAAAAGAGGCTGTTCCATATAGTTCTATTAAAATAGAATCATTACCTGATTCATTGATTTAA
- a CDS encoding phosphatase, with product MVSIDLGSNTIRGIEIECNTLKKVAEYEKIVKTADNLHKTGCISDEAVERIINAIGEMRNHLNLEHGVKAVTTEAIRRAKNGLKVINLIKNTTGIEFQIIDGKKEAYYTLLAVVSRLEKLKFKAKKFILVDIGGGSTELIFFNNNKVNVKSFPIGIVTIAQKYKTKDNIIENLPSEMDGIKYFIDEYYKVAEKPEIFISTAGTPTTVAAMKLGMNYKTYDANRINGVFLQKEDLKEQMERLLSLDEKSRQELVGVGREDLIVAGILIFRYLYDLLGFDKACVVDDGLREGVAIAECKQLNIDEIFH from the coding sequence ATGGTTAGTATTGATCTTGGGTCCAATACAATAAGAGGTATTGAGATTGAGTGTAATACTTTGAAAAAAGTAGCTGAATATGAAAAAATAGTAAAGACAGCTGACAATTTGCATAAAACAGGGTGCATTTCAGACGAAGCAGTTGAACGAATTATAAATGCTATTGGTGAAATGCGTAATCATTTAAACCTTGAACATGGGGTAAAAGCTGTAACAACTGAAGCAATAAGACGTGCTAAAAATGGTCTTAAGGTAATAAATTTAATAAAAAATACTACAGGTATAGAGTTTCAAATAATTGATGGTAAAAAAGAGGCATATTATACTTTATTAGCAGTAGTTAGTAGGCTGGAAAAACTTAAATTTAAGGCAAAAAAATTTATATTGGTAGATATTGGTGGTGGATCTACCGAGTTGATATTTTTTAATAATAATAAAGTTAATGTAAAAAGTTTTCCTATTGGCATAGTTACAATAGCTCAGAAATATAAAACAAAAGATAATATAATTGAAAATCTTCCATCTGAGATGGATGGTATAAAATATTTTATAGATGAGTATTACAAAGTTGCAGAAAAACCGGAAATATTCATTTCAACAGCAGGAACTCCTACAACAGTTGCTGCAATGAAGCTTGGAATGAATTATAAAACCTATGATGCAAATCGCATTAATGGTGTTTTTCTGCAAAAAGAGGATCTGAAGGAGCAAATGGAACGTCTCTTGTCTTTAGATGAAAAGTCAAGACAAGAGTTAGTTGGTGTTGGTCGCGAAGATCTGATTGTTGCAGGTATACTCATCTTTCGATACCTTTATGATTTGCTTGGATTCGACAAAGCTTGCGTTGTCGATGACGGGTTGCGTGAAGGTGTTGCAATTGCTGAGTGTAAGCAATTAAACATTGATGAAATATTTCATTAA
- a CDS encoding acetolactate synthase large subunit gives MEMTGAQMVIEAMKLEGVDTVFGYPGGAIMNVYDELYKQNDFKHILTRHEQAAVHAAEGYARATGKVGVAFVTSGPGFTNAVTGLATAYMDSIPLVVISGQVPISLIGTDAFQEIDATGISRACTKHNYLVRSAKELPRILKEAFYLANSGRPGPVHVDIPKDVTAEIAKFEYPAEVDIPTYKPTTKGNVRQIKKAAEAICNAKRPIFYLGGGVIHSGSADLVRELVSATQIPAVETLMARGVLAHDDPMLLGMVGMHGSYQANMAMSEADLMIALGPRFDDRVTGKLSEFAKHAKIIHVDIDPSSIGKLVDVDYPIVGDLKDVLEVMIPKVKECVDPDKYQAWREILKRYNEIHPLTYEDSDKVLKPQWVIERVGELLGDQAVISTDVGQHQMWTAQFYPFSFPRQFITSGGLGTMGFGFPAAMGVKRARPDKVSINFTGDGSILMNIQELVTAVESRLPVINIILNNHYLGMVRQWQTFFYEKRYAETDLSFQPDFVRLAEACGGVGYRVETKEEFDEALKDAVEKGVVAMIDVIVDRNENVLPMVPSGGTLYNMMLEFKD, from the coding sequence ATGGAGATGACCGGCGCACAGATGGTAATCGAAGCGATGAAGCTAGAGGGAGTTGATACAGTTTTTGGCTACCCTGGCGGCGCAATAATGAATGTTTATGATGAATTATATAAACAGAATGACTTTAAACATATTTTGACACGACATGAACAGGCTGCTGTTCATGCAGCAGAAGGATATGCCAGAGCTACTGGCAAGGTTGGTGTTGCATTTGTAACCAGCGGCCCTGGTTTTACCAATGCAGTAACAGGTTTGGCTACAGCCTATATGGATTCAATCCCTCTTGTTGTTATAAGTGGGCAGGTTCCTATATCTTTAATTGGAACAGATGCATTCCAGGAGATTGATGCTACAGGAATTAGTCGTGCTTGTACAAAGCATAACTATCTTGTTAGAAGTGCTAAGGAACTTCCACGTATTTTAAAAGAGGCATTTTATCTTGCCAATAGTGGACGACCAGGACCTGTTCATGTTGATATTCCAAAAGATGTAACAGCTGAAATTGCAAAGTTTGAGTATCCTGCGGAAGTAGATATTCCTACATACAAGCCTACAACCAAAGGTAATGTAAGACAGATTAAAAAGGCAGCAGAAGCAATTTGCAATGCAAAAAGACCTATATTTTACCTTGGAGGGGGTGTCATTCACTCCGGTAGTGCAGATTTAGTTAGAGAGCTTGTTTCTGCAACACAGATTCCAGCTGTTGAAACATTGATGGCAAGAGGCGTTTTAGCTCACGACGATCCAATGCTTTTGGGTATGGTTGGAATGCATGGTAGCTATCAGGCAAATATGGCTATGAGTGAAGCAGATCTTATGATCGCTCTTGGACCACGCTTTGATGACAGGGTTACAGGAAAGCTTAGTGAATTTGCAAAACATGCAAAAATAATTCATGTAGATATTGACCCAAGTAGTATTGGTAAGCTTGTAGATGTTGATTACCCAATTGTTGGTGATCTTAAAGATGTACTTGAAGTAATGATTCCTAAAGTTAAAGAGTGTGTTGACCCTGATAAATATCAAGCTTGGAGAGAAATTCTTAAGCGTTACAATGAGATACACCCGTTAACATATGAAGATAGTGACAAAGTTCTTAAACCACAGTGGGTTATTGAGCGAGTTGGAGAGCTTTTAGGTGATCAGGCAGTAATCTCTACTGATGTTGGTCAGCATCAGATGTGGACGGCACAATTTTACCCATTCAGTTTTCCAAGACAGTTTATTACAAGTGGAGGTTTGGGAACAATGGGATTTGGTTTCCCAGCAGCTATGGGTGTTAAAAGAGCAAGACCAGATAAAGTAAGCATTAACTTTACTGGTGATGGCTCGATTTTGATGAATATTCAAGAGCTTGTAACGGCTGTTGAATCTCGTTTGCCTGTTATTAATATTATTTTAAATAACCACTATCTTGGTATGGTTAGACAGTGGCAGACATTCTTTTATGAAAAGAGATATGCAGAAACAGATTTGAGTTTCCAACCAGATTTTGTACGTCTTGCTGAAGCTTGTGGTGGAGTAGGGTATCGTGTTGAGACTAAAGAAGAGTTTGACGAGGCTCTTAAAGATGCAGTGGAGAAGGGTGTAGTTGCTATGATTGATGTTATTGTCGATCGTAATGAAAACGTTCTTCCAATGGTTCCAAGCGGTGGAACGCTATATAATATGATGTTAGAATTCAAGGATTGA
- the ilvN gene encoding acetolactate synthase small subunit, which produces MKVERRVISVIVQNEHSVLTRITGLFAARGYNIETLTVAPIPDSDMSRLTIETKGNVRVIEQIIKQLHKLIPTFKVIEHEEMIEKEMVLMKFPINESLANIQALCEAYNGGIMNVSSQHIITMVADEPKRVKHFIEAAQRFHPVEVVRGGVVAMERD; this is translated from the coding sequence ATGAAAGTTGAAAGAAGAGTTATTTCAGTAATTGTCCAGAATGAACATAGCGTCCTTACCCGCATCACAGGTCTTTTTGCTGCTCGCGGATATAACATTGAGACATTGACAGTTGCTCCTATTCCAGATAGTGATATGTCACGTCTTACGATTGAGACAAAGGGAAATGTTCGTGTTATAGAACAGATTATCAAGCAGCTTCATAAGTTGATTCCTACGTTCAAAGTTATTGAACATGAAGAGATGATTGAGAAAGAGATGGTTTTGATGAAGTTTCCAATCAATGAATCTCTAGCAAATATTCAAGCTCTTTGTGAAGCATATAATGGCGGCATTATGAATGTAAGTAGTCAGCATATCATTACTATGGTTGCAGATGAGCCTAAGCGTGTTAAGCACTTTATTGAAGCTGCACAGCGTTTTCACCCTGTAGAGGTTGTTCGTGGCGGTGTTGTAGCTATGGAACGTGACTAA
- the lpxD gene encoding UDP-3-O-(3-hydroxymyristoyl)glucosamine N-acyltransferase, protein MRLVELVEKIGISYSGEDCEIVGINTLRDAKEDELSFLDNPKYLKDLGQTKAAAVLVSKKYESAVPKDSIALVDDEPYLKLAFASKFFAPEVMKKEGNEPKFGKNCNIGSNVSFGKDVVVGDRVTIMPGCFIGDDVEIGDDTVIYPNVTIYHQCKVGSKCIIHSGTVIGSDGYGFAHTKDGKHIKLYQLGNVVIEDDVEIGSNCSIDRGALKSTVIKEGVKIDNLVHIAHNCEIGEHSLITGQVGISGSTKLGRNVVMGGQSGTAGHLEIGPFATIAARGGVTKSIPGNRVYAGFPLMEHKKWLKLNAMLSKFLRKSDTIVK, encoded by the coding sequence GTGAGGTTAGTTGAGTTAGTAGAAAAGATTGGCATCTCTTATAGTGGAGAAGATTGTGAAATTGTTGGCATAAATACATTAAGAGATGCCAAAGAAGATGAGCTTAGTTTTTTAGATAACCCAAAGTATTTAAAAGATTTGGGGCAAACAAAGGCTGCTGCTGTTTTAGTATCTAAAAAGTATGAGAGTGCAGTACCTAAAGATAGCATAGCTTTAGTAGATGATGAACCTTACCTTAAGCTTGCATTTGCAAGTAAGTTTTTTGCCCCTGAAGTAATGAAAAAAGAGGGTAATGAGCCAAAGTTTGGTAAAAATTGCAATATTGGAAGCAATGTTTCATTTGGTAAAGATGTTGTAGTTGGTGACAGAGTTACAATAATGCCTGGATGCTTCATAGGTGATGATGTAGAGATAGGAGATGATACTGTTATCTATCCTAATGTTACTATTTATCATCAGTGTAAAGTAGGCAGTAAATGTATTATTCACTCTGGAACAGTAATTGGAAGTGATGGGTACGGATTTGCTCATACTAAAGATGGTAAGCATATAAAACTTTATCAGCTTGGCAATGTAGTAATAGAAGATGATGTTGAGATAGGCTCAAATTGCTCTATAGATCGTGGGGCATTAAAATCGACAGTGATCAAAGAGGGTGTAAAAATTGATAATCTAGTTCATATAGCACATAATTGTGAGATAGGTGAACACTCTTTAATTACAGGTCAAGTTGGAATTTCTGGTTCTACAAAACTAGGTCGCAATGTTGTAATGGGTGGACAAAGCGGTACAGCTGGACATCTTGAAATAGGACCTTTTGCAACAATTGCTGCACGAGGTGGTGTAACTAAATCTATTCCAGGGAACAGAGTTTATGCAGGCTTTCCACTAATGGAACATAAAAAATGGTTAAAATTAAATGCCATGCTTTCAAAATTTCTTAGAAAAAGTGATACAATAGTAAAGTAA